In Rhizobium oryzihabitans, one DNA window encodes the following:
- a CDS encoding ABC transporter ATP-binding protein, with protein sequence MSDANYLSLQKVSLAYGNSIAVKDLDLDIRKGELLALLGPSGCGKTTTMRAIAGLMPVAGGRIDLDGADITRVAANKRAVGLVFQSYALFPHLTVYENVAFGLKLKGMNGKALDDKVASGLKSVGLSNFASRKPAELSGGQQQRVALARSMVMEPKVLLLDEPLSNLDARLRLEMRTELQRVQKETGVTMIFVTHDQIEALALADRIVVMKGGKIEQIGTPEDIYNAPVSSFVADFVGFENIFALEGGALKTANGTTPLTGPVPSASGLAWRPRMVTLGSGPFQGTVRGTSFAGNTREYLLDTPLGAIKAETDAALTAHTIGDTLAFDLPVEKAASLKVFG encoded by the coding sequence ATGTCTGACGCAAATTATCTTTCGCTCCAAAAAGTCTCGCTCGCCTATGGCAACAGCATTGCCGTCAAGGATCTCGATCTCGATATCCGCAAGGGCGAACTTCTCGCGCTGCTGGGGCCTTCCGGCTGCGGCAAGACCACGACGATGCGCGCCATTGCCGGGCTGATGCCGGTAGCGGGCGGGCGCATCGATCTCGATGGGGCCGATATCACCCGCGTTGCCGCCAACAAGCGCGCCGTGGGTCTGGTGTTCCAGTCCTACGCGCTCTTCCCGCACCTGACGGTCTATGAAAACGTCGCCTTCGGCCTGAAGCTCAAGGGCATGAACGGCAAGGCGCTGGACGACAAGGTCGCCTCCGGTCTGAAGTCCGTGGGGTTGTCGAACTTCGCATCGCGCAAGCCGGCAGAGCTTTCCGGCGGCCAGCAGCAGCGCGTGGCGCTGGCGCGCTCCATGGTTATGGAGCCGAAGGTGCTGCTGCTCGACGAGCCGCTCTCCAATCTCGATGCGCGCCTCCGGCTCGAAATGCGCACAGAATTGCAGCGCGTGCAGAAGGAAACCGGCGTGACGATGATCTTTGTCACCCATGACCAGATCGAGGCCCTGGCGCTGGCCGACCGCATCGTCGTCATGAAGGGCGGCAAGATCGAGCAGATCGGCACGCCGGAAGACATCTACAATGCGCCGGTTTCGTCCTTCGTGGCTGACTTCGTCGGCTTCGAAAATATCTTCGCGCTGGAAGGCGGCGCGCTGAAAACCGCAAACGGCACAACACCGCTCACCGGACCAGTCCCTTCAGCATCTGGACTGGCCTGGCGGCCGCGCATGGTCACCCTCGGTTCAGGTCCTTTCCAGGGAACCGTGCGCGGCACATCCTTTGCCGGAAATACGCGTGAATATCTGCTCGATACGCCGCTTGGCGCCATAAAGGCGGAAACCGATGCTGCGCTCACCGCCCATACGATCGGTGATACGCTCGCCTTCGACCTGCCGGTCGAAAAAGCGGCAAGCCTGAAGGTGTTTGGCTGA
- a CDS encoding nucleoside hydrolase, protein MGVWIDTDMGFDDIAAIMVVQSAGLAVDGISLVFGNATLQAVCRNAAGAVAAFGWSMPIHQGRAMPVLGALETAQSILGDNGIPTVGQSLPDAAALPKSDAFAALCDWLADGAGEKRILALGPLTNIAALCLARPDLAARISDLTWMGGGVTSGNHTASAEFNAFADPEALAIVLSHGLPLRMVDLDACRKVTASSADVLPIRNAGGKNAGLIADLLEGFIGIATRRGRPAMALYDPVAAVAFTSEFLGWRHARIDVELHASLTRGRTVVEARAEKVTGFNAHFAETVNAEAAKAAVLEALRREAAL, encoded by the coding sequence ATGGGTGTGTGGATCGATACCGATATGGGCTTTGACGATATCGCCGCCATCATGGTGGTGCAATCGGCAGGCCTTGCCGTTGACGGCATTTCGCTGGTCTTCGGCAATGCGACGCTTCAGGCGGTCTGCCGCAATGCGGCGGGTGCCGTTGCCGCCTTCGGCTGGTCGATGCCGATCCATCAGGGCCGCGCCATGCCGGTGCTCGGCGCACTCGAAACCGCCCAGTCTATCCTCGGCGATAACGGCATTCCGACTGTCGGTCAAAGCCTGCCGGATGCGGCGGCTCTGCCGAAAAGCGATGCCTTCGCCGCTCTCTGCGACTGGCTGGCGGACGGAGCCGGTGAGAAGCGCATCCTCGCGCTCGGCCCGCTCACCAATATCGCCGCCCTTTGCCTTGCCCGGCCTGATCTTGCGGCCAGAATTTCTGACCTCACCTGGATGGGCGGCGGTGTGACGAGCGGCAACCACACGGCATCTGCCGAATTCAACGCCTTTGCCGATCCGGAAGCGCTAGCCATCGTGCTATCCCATGGCCTGCCGCTGCGCATGGTCGATCTGGACGCCTGCCGCAAGGTTACCGCCTCGTCGGCCGATGTGCTGCCGATCCGCAATGCCGGCGGAAAAAACGCCGGTCTGATTGCCGATCTGCTGGAAGGTTTCATCGGCATCGCAACAAGGCGCGGCAGACCCGCCATGGCGCTTTATGATCCCGTCGCCGCAGTCGCCTTCACCTCCGAGTTCCTTGGCTGGCGCCATGCGCGGATTGATGTCGAACTTCACGCCTCGCTGACGCGCGGACGAACGGTGGTTGAGGCACGGGCCGAGAAGGTGACGGGTTTCAACGCGCATTTCGCCGAAACCGTGAATGCCGAGGCTGCAAAGGCTGCGGTTCTCGAGGCGCTGCGCCGGGAGGCTGCCCTATGA
- a CDS encoding adenine deaminase has protein sequence MSAQIPMREPTDLNDDALRTRAVAAARGDAPFDVLIAGGTLVDVVTGELRAADIGIVGPLIASIHEPASRSDAAQIIDATSAYVSPGLIDTHMHIESSMVTPAAYAAAVVARGVTTIVWDPHEFGNVHGVEGVRWAAKAIENLPLRAILLAPSSVPSAPGLECSGADFDAAILTDILSWPQIGGVAEIMNMRGVIERDPRMSGIVQAGLISEKLLCGHARGLKDADLNAFMAAGVSSDHELVSAEDLMAKLRAGLTIELRGSHDHLLPEFVEALNALGHLPQTVTLCTDDVFPDDLLRGGGLDDVVRRLVGYGLRPEWALRAATLNAAQRLGRSDLGLIAAGRRADIVIFEDLSGFSARHVLAGGKAVAEGGRMRVEVPACDATTLEGSMKLPQRKADDFRVASEGSKVRLATIDRPRFTQWGEVEAEVKDGFVVPPEGATMISVTHRHGKAEPVTKTGFLTGWGSWNGAFATTVSHDSHNLTVFGGNAEDMALAANAVITAGGGMAVASEGKVTALLPLPLSGLVSDAPLEDVARAFEALRAAVGDVVEWQPPYLVFKACFGATLACNIGPHQTDMGIADVLTGRVMESPVIATVG, from the coding sequence ATGAGTGCGCAAATCCCGATGCGCGAGCCAACCGATCTCAACGACGATGCACTGCGCACCCGCGCGGTTGCCGCTGCGCGCGGCGATGCGCCTTTTGATGTCCTCATTGCTGGCGGAACGCTGGTGGATGTGGTGACGGGAGAGCTTCGCGCCGCCGATATCGGCATTGTCGGCCCGCTGATCGCCAGCATTCACGAACCGGCAAGCCGCAGCGATGCTGCACAGATTATCGATGCGACCAGTGCCTATGTCTCGCCGGGCCTGATCGACACACATATGCATATCGAAAGCTCGATGGTTACACCGGCCGCCTATGCGGCGGCAGTGGTCGCCCGTGGCGTCACCACCATCGTCTGGGACCCGCATGAATTCGGCAATGTGCATGGTGTCGAAGGCGTGCGCTGGGCGGCGAAAGCAATAGAAAACCTGCCACTCCGCGCCATTCTGCTTGCGCCGTCCTCAGTACCGTCAGCACCGGGGCTGGAATGCAGCGGTGCGGATTTCGACGCTGCCATTCTCACCGATATCCTGTCTTGGCCGCAGATTGGTGGTGTTGCGGAAATCATGAACATGCGCGGCGTCATCGAGCGCGATCCGCGCATGAGCGGCATCGTGCAGGCCGGTCTCATCTCGGAAAAGCTGCTCTGTGGCCATGCGCGCGGCCTGAAGGATGCCGATCTCAACGCCTTCATGGCGGCGGGCGTTTCTTCCGATCACGAGCTGGTCTCGGCTGAAGACCTGATGGCAAAGCTTCGGGCGGGGCTGACCATCGAACTGCGTGGCTCGCACGATCATCTGCTGCCGGAATTCGTGGAAGCGCTGAATGCGCTCGGCCATCTGCCGCAGACGGTGACGCTCTGCACCGACGATGTTTTCCCGGACGATCTGTTGCGGGGTGGCGGGCTGGATGATGTGGTGCGCCGCCTCGTCGGTTACGGGCTGAGGCCTGAATGGGCGCTGCGCGCCGCCACTCTCAATGCCGCGCAACGGCTCGGCCGTTCCGATCTCGGCCTCATTGCCGCCGGTCGCCGTGCCGATATTGTCATCTTCGAGGATTTGAGCGGCTTTTCGGCCCGTCATGTCTTGGCCGGTGGCAAAGCAGTCGCGGAAGGCGGGCGTATGCGCGTCGAGGTTCCGGCCTGCGATGCGACAACGCTCGAAGGCTCGATGAAGCTGCCGCAGCGCAAGGCCGATGATTTCCGGGTTGCCTCCGAAGGCTCGAAGGTCCGCCTCGCCACCATCGACCGCCCGCGTTTCACGCAATGGGGTGAGGTGGAGGCCGAGGTGAAGGATGGTTTCGTCGTTCCGCCAGAGGGTGCCACGATGATTTCCGTCACCCATCGCCACGGCAAGGCCGAGCCTGTCACAAAAACCGGTTTCCTCACCGGCTGGGGAAGCTGGAACGGCGCCTTCGCCACCACCGTCTCGCATGACAGCCACAACCTCACCGTCTTCGGCGGCAATGCCGAGGACATGGCGCTGGCCGCCAATGCGGTGATAACGGCAGGCGGCGGCATGGCTGTCGCCTCTGAGGGCAAGGTGACGGCACTTCTACCGCTGCCGCTCTCCGGCCTTGTTTCCGATGCGCCGCTTGAAGACGTCGCAAGGGCTTTCGAAGCGTTGCGCGCCGCTGTCGGCGATGTCGTCGAATGGCAGCCGCCCTATCTGGTCTTCAAGGCCTGCTTCGGCGCCACGCTCGCCTGCAACATCGGCCCGCACCAGACGGATATGGGTATTGCCGATGTGTTGACGGGAAGGGTGATGGAGAGCCCGGTGATTGCGACGGTGGGGTAG
- a CDS encoding M20 aminoacylase family protein: MRLLDRIGEDLPFLTELRHDLHAHPELGFEEERTSAIVADLLERAGLKVHRGLGGTGVVGTLQVGNGTRSIGLRADMDALAMPEVPDRPYKSKFPGKMHACGHDGHTAMLLGAARYLARTRDFSGTVHFIFQPAEEGRGGAKKMVEDGLFTLFPCDAVYGLHNMPGLGIDEMAVVEGPQLASSDSWRVTFRGIGTHGAKPHLGRDPVTAAGTFLSSLQSIVGRVVDPLQPAVVSACSVQAGDPKALNVIPDLVEIGGTARAYAPDVRSQLETEIGRLARGTAAMFGIEANYEFIRRIPPVINDADATKRALRAAKTVFGSKARTAFPPSTAGDDFAFFAGEAPGCYVWLGNGPAVDGALHHNTSYDFNDAAIVPGVAFWATLVEQELAAE; this comes from the coding sequence ATGAGACTGCTGGACCGCATCGGCGAGGACCTGCCATTCCTGACGGAGCTTCGTCACGACCTCCACGCCCACCCGGAACTGGGCTTTGAAGAGGAGAGAACGAGCGCCATCGTCGCCGACCTTCTGGAAAGGGCGGGACTGAAGGTCCATCGCGGTCTTGGCGGCACCGGCGTGGTCGGCACGCTGCAGGTTGGCAACGGCACGCGCAGCATCGGTCTTCGCGCCGACATGGATGCACTCGCCATGCCGGAAGTTCCGGATCGGCCGTATAAATCGAAATTCCCCGGCAAGATGCATGCCTGCGGCCATGACGGCCACACCGCCATGCTGCTGGGGGCCGCGCGTTATCTCGCCAGAACCCGCGATTTTTCCGGCACCGTGCATTTCATCTTCCAGCCGGCCGAGGAAGGCCGCGGCGGCGCAAAAAAAATGGTGGAGGACGGGCTTTTTACGCTGTTTCCCTGCGATGCGGTCTATGGCCTGCACAATATGCCGGGGCTTGGCATTGACGAGATGGCCGTGGTGGAAGGCCCGCAGCTCGCCTCGTCCGATAGCTGGCGCGTCACCTTCAGGGGCATCGGCACCCACGGCGCCAAGCCGCATCTCGGCCGCGATCCGGTAACGGCGGCGGGCACCTTCCTCTCTTCGCTGCAAAGCATCGTCGGCCGCGTCGTCGATCCACTACAACCTGCCGTGGTCAGCGCCTGCTCGGTGCAGGCGGGTGACCCCAAGGCGCTCAATGTCATCCCCGATCTCGTCGAGATCGGCGGCACGGCGCGCGCCTATGCGCCGGATGTGCGCAGCCAGCTTGAAACGGAAATCGGCAGGCTCGCCAGGGGTACGGCCGCGATGTTCGGCATCGAGGCAAACTATGAATTCATTCGCCGCATTCCACCCGTCATCAACGATGCCGATGCGACGAAACGGGCGCTCCGGGCCGCCAAGACCGTCTTCGGCAGCAAGGCCCGCACCGCCTTCCCGCCCTCGACCGCAGGCGACGACTTCGCCTTTTTCGCGGGCGAAGCCCCCGGCTGCTACGTCTGGCTCGGCAACGGCCCGGCGGTGGATGGCGCGCTGCACCACAACACCTCCTATGACTTCAACGACGCGGCAATCGTTCCCGGCGTCGCCTTCTGGGCAACGCTGGTGGAGCAGGAACTGGCGGCAGAATAA